From Trichoderma atroviride chromosome 1, complete sequence, one genomic window encodes:
- a CDS encoding uncharacterized protein (MEROPS:MER0037714) encodes MDDPEINPEYYRDADADETLRATRQTVDHVRGIDPGFDLVSPILTPRFAPSCTREAMAGLAQLHRETGLPIQTHISENLGEMQLVRRMFPEADSYAAVYDKYGLLTPKTVLAHAVHISDAEASLIAAKGSKISHCPCSNTCLTSGPARVRWMWDKGIDVGLGTDMSGGYSPSILEAARQAALVSRHVAMGIHVPQGDDAAAAEREKERVKLTVEEVLYLATRGGARCVGLQDKIGGFEIGMEWDAQLVSLSQVSDDGGLEEQDDNDGFVDVFGWESWDDRIAKWLYNGDDRNTKRVWVKGRLVHRRN; translated from the coding sequence ATGGACGACCCGGAGATCAACCCGGAATACTACCGggacgccgacgccgacgagaCGCTGCGGGCGACGCGGCAGACGGTTGACCATGTGCGCGGCATCGACCCGGGATTCGACCTTGTCTCACCCATCCTGACGCCTCGCTTCGCCCCGTCGTGCACGCGCGAGGCCATGGCCGGCCTGGCGCAGCTGCATCGCGAGACGGGCCTCCCGATCCAGACACACATCTCGGAGAACCTCGGCGAGATGCAGCTCGTGCGGCGCATGTTCCCCGAGGCGGACTCGTACGCCGCCGTCTACGACAAGTACGGCCTGCTGACGCCCAAGACGGTCCTCGCGCACGCAGTGCACATCTCCGACGCCGAAGCAAgcctcatcgccgccaagGGATCCAAAATCTCCCACTGCCCGTGCAGCAACACGTGCCTGACCAGCGGGCCGGCTCGCGTGCGCTGGATGTGGGACAAGGGCATCGACGTCGGCCTGGGCACGGACATGAGCGGCGGATACAGCCCTTCGATCCTCGAGGCGGCGAGGCAGGCCGCGCTGGTGAGCCGCCATGTGGCGATGGGCATCCACGTTCCTCAAGGTgatgacgctgctgctgccgagagggagaaggagagggtCAAGCTGACGGTGGAAGAGGTGCTGTACCTTGCCACAAGGGGAGGCGCCCGATGCGTGGGACTGCAAGACAAGATTGGAGGTTTCGAAATAGGCATGGAGTGGGACGCGCAGTTGGTGTCTCTAAGTCAAGTGAGTGACGATGGAGGCCTAGAAGAGCAAGACGACAACGATGGCTTCGTGGATGTGTTTGGGTGGGAGAGCTGGGACGACAGAATAGCCAAATGGCTGTACAACGGCGATGACCGGAACACGAAGAGAGTCTGGGTCAAGGGCCGGTTAGTTCATAGACGGAACTGA